Proteins encoded within one genomic window of Ovis aries strain OAR_USU_Benz2616 breed Rambouillet chromosome 1, ARS-UI_Ramb_v3.0, whole genome shotgun sequence:
- the LOC105604051 gene encoding succinyl-CoA:3-ketoacid coenzyme A transferase 2, mitochondrial-like, translating into MAALRLVASALGRRVPAGHSRRALAKGGACGFACSARARVRFYTDPVKAVGDITDGSRIMIGGFGLCGIPENLIGALLKTRVKDLTVVSSNVGVESFGLGLLLGTKQITRIVCSYLGENSLCEQQYLAGELELEITPQGTLAERIRAGGAGVPAFYTPTAYGTLVQEGGAPIRYLPDGHIAILSQPREVREFHGQHYLLEHAITADFALVKGWKADWAGNVIFRASARNFNVPMCKAARTSVVEVEEIVDVAAFAPEDIHVPNIYVDRIIQGEKYEKRIERLTVRKEDDEICTSSDNIRTRIIKRAALEFEDGMYANLGIGIPLLAPNYISPNITVHLHSENGILGLGPFPLKEEVDTDIINAGTQTVTLLPGGSFFSSDESFAMIRGGHINLTLLGAMQVSKYGDLANWMIPGKKVKGMGGAMDLVSSSKTRVVVTMQHCNKANEPKIVEKCTMPLTGKRCVDRIITEKAVFDVHKKTGLTLMELWDGLTVEDIKKSTGCPFAVSPNLRPMQQVKM; encoded by the coding sequence ATGGCGGCCCTGCGGCTCGTGGCGTCGGCGCTCGGGCGCCGGGTCCCCGCCGGCCACTCGCGGCGCGCGCTGGCGAAGGGTGGCGCGTGCGGCTTCGCCTGCAGCGCCCGCGCGCGCGTCAGGTTCTACACGGACCCGGTGAAGGCCGTGGGAGACATCACTGATGGCTCGAGGATCATGATCGGGGGCTTCGGGCTCTGCGGGATCCCGGAGAACCTGATAGGGGCGCTGCTGAAGACCCGCGTGAAGGACTTGACTGTGGTGAGCAGCAACGTGGGGGTGGAGAGCTTCGGTCTCGGCCTTTTACTGGGGACCAAGCAGATCACCCGCATCGTCTGCTCCTACCTGGGGGAGAACTCGCTCTGTGAGCAGCAGTACCTGGCGGGTGAGCTGGAGCTGGAGATCACGCCCCAGGGTACCCTGGCCGAGCGCATCCGCGCAGGGGGCGCCGGTGTGCCCGCCTTCTACACCCCCACGGCCTACGGGACCTTGGTCCAGGAGGGAGGCGCACCCATCAGGTACTTACCAGATGGCCACATCGCCATCCTCAGCCAGCCCAGGGAGGTGAGGGAGTTCCATGGGCAGCACTACCTGCTGGAGCATGCCATCACCGCTGATTTTGCTTTGGTGAAAGGGTGGAAGGCCGACTGGGCAGGAAATGTCATCTTCAGGGCCAGCGCCAGGAACTTCAACGTGCCCATGTGCAAAGCCGCCAGAACCTCCGTGGTGGAGGTTGAAGAAATTGTGGACGTGGCAGCCTTTGCCCCAGAAGACATCCATGTTCCTAACATTTATGTAGATCGCATAATACAGGGGGAAAAATACGAGAAAAGAATTGAGCGCTTAACTGTCCGGAAAGAGGATGATGAAATATGCACGTCTTCAGATAACATAAGGACACGGATCATCAAGCGGGCAGCTCTTGAATTTGAGGATGGCATGTACGCCAATCTGGGCATCGGCATCCCTCTCCTGGCCCCCAACTACATCAGCCCCAACATCACCGTGCACCTTCACAGTGAGAACGGGATCTTGGGCTTGGGTCCCTTTCCATTAAAAGAGGAGGTGGACACGGACATCATCAACGCGGGCACGCAGACAGTCACCCTTCTTCCCGGGGGCTCTTTTTTCTCCAGCGATGAATCATTTGCCATGATTCGAGGGGGACACATCAACCTGACCTTGCTGGGAGCCATGCAGGTTTCCAAGTACGGTGACCTGGCTAACTGGATGATACCCGGCAAGAAGGTGAAAGGCATGGGGGGTGCGATGGATCTGGTGTCCAGTTCCAAGACGCGAGTGGTGGTCACCATGCAGCACTGCAACAAGGCCAATGAACCCAAGATCGTGGAGAAGTGCACCATGCCGCTGACTGGGAAGCGGTGCGTGGACCGAATCATCACCGAGAAGGCCGTGTTTGACGTGCACAAGAAGACAGGACTGACCCTGATGGAGCTCTGGGACGGCCTCACAGTGGAGGACATCAAAAAGAGCACGGGGTGCCCCTTTGCCGTCTCCCCGAACCTCAGACCCATGCAGCAGGTCAAAATGTAG